The following DNA comes from Planctomonas sp. JC2975.
GCGGCCGCAGTGGTCTGCACCCTTTCGGGTGCGTTCTTTCGCCGTGAAGCCTGCGGCATTCTGCGCTCGTCGTCCTGCGCGCAAGCGGCCTGCGGCCGCCAGCTCCTCCGAGATTTTCCGGCCGCGGTCGCCTGGCGGCTCCCTTATTTCGGCCGGAAATTCTCTCCTCCGCTGCCCTTCGGGTTGCACTCCGTCCTCCTCCCTGCGAAAGGCACTTCGTGCCTTCACGGCAAAAGAACGAGTTGGAAGGAGAGACACATGTTGAACGGGATGCTGGTCAACACGGAGGGCGCGATGCGCTCGGTGCAGGTCGACGACAGGAACGCGGTGACCCTGAGGTGGTCGAGGCAGGCAGCGCTGGGGTGCGACTACCTGAATGTGGTGCGGATGTCGGACGGGATCGACTGCTGGGTTGATGACGAGGGTCTGTACAGGGGGGAGTTCAACCCGGTCCTGACGGTGATGACGGACCGGACCCGGTACACCTCGCCGTTGCTGGGCTCCGGGCTGTTCCTCGGCCGGATCGCCGCGACGGGGGCGATGGCGTCGCTGACCGGCGAGCAGATCGCGACCATCTGGCAGTGGTGGCTGGCGGCGAGCCGCGAAGTCACGAACGCCCCGGTCGCCGTCTGACCCCACCAAGAAAGGGGTCGGGACCGAAGCACCGGTAATGCCTCGGTCCCGACCTGATCACAGAAGTTTACTGAGAAGGGAAACGCTCAACATGAGCAGCAAGAAGAACACCACCGAGGCGGACGGCCCAGCGGCGACGGTGGATGTCAGCGCGATCGCGGTCGAGCTGATCGACCCGGCCGTCGCGGTCTTGGACGCCAACGTCCGCACGGTCGTGGATGTGCCGTTGGAGTTCATCGACTCGATCCGCGCGGACGGGGTGCGGGAGCCGGTGAAGGCCCGCCGTGGCGAGGACGGCACCGTGTACATCTACGACGGGCAGCGCCGCCTCCAGGCGGCCCGGGAAGCCGGGCTGGCAGCGATCCCGGCCGTGTTCGGGCTGGCCGAGCAGGGCGGCACCGTGGCGGCACGGATCACCGATCAGTTGCGCACCTTCGCCCGGGACGAGCTGACAACCCTGGACCGGGTTGCCGCGGTGCAGCAGTTGAGCCTGGAAGGCGCCAGCGTGACCCGGATCGCACGCAGCACCGGCACGTCGAAGAAGCGAGTGGCCGACATCCTCACGGTGGCGGGGTCTGCGACGGCGACGCAGGCCGCGACCGAGTACGGGCAGCAGTTGACTCT
Coding sequences within:
- a CDS encoding DUF3846 domain-containing protein, which gives rise to MLNGMLVNTEGAMRSVQVDDRNAVTLRWSRQAALGCDYLNVVRMSDGIDCWVDDEGLYRGEFNPVLTVMTDRTRYTSPLLGSGLFLGRIAATGAMASLTGEQIATIWQWWLAASREVTNAPVAV
- a CDS encoding ParB N-terminal domain-containing protein, with the protein product MSSKKNTTEADGPAATVDVSAIAVELIDPAVAVLDANVRTVVDVPLEFIDSIRADGVREPVKARRGEDGTVYIYDGQRRLQAAREAGLAAIPAVFGLAEQGGTVAARITDQLRTFARDELTTLDRVAAVQQLSLEGASVTRIARSTGTSKKRVADILTVAGSATATQAATEYGQQLTL